The genomic DNA GGCACCCTTCCcataccccaccccagagtcagccgcatcccagcgccgggcgagggatcCCCAgatacccagccccaccccagggtcAGCCGCATCCCAGTGCTGGGCGAGGGATCCCCAgatacccagccccaccccagagccagccgcatcccagcgcatGGCGAGCGGTCACTGgatacccagccccaccccagggtcagctgcatcccagcgccgggcagAGTCAGCCGCATCGCAGCGCCAGGCGAGGAGTCCCCGGATACCCAGTCCCTGTGCTCCAGCCGAGATgggctgggcgaggggtcccccgGAACCCAGCCGCGTCTCTGGCTCTGCGTGCCGCAGGAGAGGTCGGAGAGCGAGTGCTGGGTGCTGGCGTCGGAGCTGGGCCAGCGGATCGCGGCGCTGGAGGCGGAGAACCGGAACCTGCGGTGCGAGCGGGAGCAGCTGGAGAGCCGGACGCAGGGGCTGCGGgaggagctggagcggagccgcaGCACGGTGCTGCACATGGGCCACAAGCTGAAGGAgcaggggggccgggccgggccaggccggttcTGCCTGGCCAGCGTCCGGGACGACGGCAAGTGGCTGCGGTTCTACACCGGCTTCGGCAGCGCCCAGCGCCTGGCCACGTTCCTGGCCTtcctgagggagggggagccgcAGCGGGGGGCCGAGCCGGGCCCCCCCAGCGCCCTGAGCCCCGAGGACCAGCTCTTCCTGGTGCTGGTGCGGCTGCGGCTGGGGCTGCTCCTGCAGGATCTGGCCTTTCGCTTCCACCTCTCCGAGGCCACCGCCTCCCGCTACTGGCTCAGCTGGACCCAGCTCATGGAGACCCGGCTGGCCCAGgtgaggccctgccctggggccagtgccccctggaggggacaggccccgggccccattcccagcccccccgagccagccagtccctgtcctggggccggatgggagccggcgccccctagaggggagcaGGAGAGAATTTGTGCAGGATAGATTGGAGGGACTGGTCCACCCCTCACATGGGGAGGGGGCATCGCTTGGACGGGTGGCTCCGCCCacccccaggtgcaggggttgcctGGAGGACTGGGAGTGTGGCCTGGAGGGGCTGGTCCCGCCACCTGGGAAGAGGGAGTGgcctggaggggcagggggtgtgacCTGGAGGGACGGTCCCTCCCCCACTGGGAAGGGGGAGTGGCCTGAAGGGACAGTGGGTGTGGCCTGGAGGGACAGTTCCCCCCCTCCATGGGAAAGGGGAGAGgcctggaggggaagggggtgtggcCTGCAGGGGTGGTCCCTCCCCCTGGAAAGGGGGAGTGgcctggaggggcagggggtgtggcctgCAGGGGTGGTCCCCTCACCTGGGAAGGGGGAGTGGCCTGGAGGGGTAGGGGGTGTGGCCTGGAGGGGTGGTCCCCTCACCTGGGAAGGGGGTGTGGCCTGGAGGGATTGGGGGTGTGGCCTACAGGGGTGGTCCCCTCACCTGGGAAGGGGGCGCGGCCTGGAGGGACAGGGGGTGTGGCCTGGAGGGACAgtccccccccaggcagggggagtgccccagagccccaggcagggcctgacactattcccccccccccccgcaggtgcCGGTGCGGTGCAGCCCGCGCTACGTCGAGCGCTTCGAGCCGCGGCGGGCATTGCGGGTCGGGGGCGTCCCGCTGGTGGTGCTGGACTGCGCCCAGCTCTGCTTCGAGGGCCGGGGCCGGCGGCTCTACGCCCTGCAGGGCTGtgccctggctgcccccagcGGCTTCCTGGCCTTCTGCTGCAGCGCCGccctgcggggcggggagggggctgcggggccgggGCTGCCCCCCTTCCTGCAGGACGGCCCCGTGGCCCTCAGCGCCCGGCAGGGGGAGGCCAGCCGGCAGGTGCTCAGCCTGGCCAGCCTGGCCGACAAGGCCCTGCGCTTCCGCTTCCTGCGCGGGGTCCAGCCCCCCGCCATGGAGGGCCAGGTGGGGCGAGCCTGGGCCATCTGCTGCTACCTGGCCTGCCTGCTGCACGAGCCCATGGGGCTGGCCTAAGCCGTAGGGGGTCTGCGCCGTGGGGATTCCCTGCCTCCCCCTGGctggcaggtgtggggctgggctagGGGGCCTggattccccccttccccagtggctgggggGAAGAGAGATCTGGAGGCCATCGAAGGGggatcactgggggtgggggtcctgctTGCAGCTGATCTATGTGGCAGCCTGGATAGGGCATTTGGCCCTgcagtgccccctctcggggggggaggggggggagaggaatgtGTCCACACCAGGAGGGGCAAATCCTGCTCTTCAGCCCTGGGaggggctgagcccccccccccaattccagcccctgcaggcaggAGGATGGGATGGTATCAGGGCACTGGAGGCAGCTAGGTCTTTATCATTCCCCCTTCCACACAGGTGCGggtaaaccgaggcacagaaagacCATGCTCAGCCAAggggggagtcctggctcccagacaaccccccggctctaaccactagtcaagactcccctcccagagtcagggaaAGAAAtggtgccaagtggttggggggggggggctgggaggcaggactcctgggttctatccccagctttgCTGCTGGTTTCTCGCTTCTGCTCAGCTGCTCCTGTCCCCGGATTCCAGCTgtttggggggcactgggggtgcCTGGGGAGGCAATTCCCCACATTGGCcaaacgggggggagggggggggtgctgcagggcCACCGGCCATGGCCCTGCTGCTCTCCGTGCAGGGGGGTTTGTGGATTATTTGTAATATGTCGCCCCCCCCCTTTCGGCTGGAAATAAACCCTTTGTTCCTGGGAACGGCGGTGAGGAGAGATCTGTGAGCAGGGCCCCCTCCAAGAACCCCCCGTACCCGCTCCCTGTGGGGGCACCCCTGGGCCCCTCCCTTGGGAGAGCGGGATTGTTGGTTctggggggtcaggactcctgggttctctcccaggctgAGCCCCCCTGGAAGGGCAGGTGCCCCCCAAacctagccctgcccccctcacagcTGCTGTCGGtgagacaggggtgggcaaatacAGCCACCGTTACAACCTGGGGCGGCCCAGGGGCCTctcgcctggtgctgagatggAGCCCCCTGGCGTAGGGCTGGTTATCCAGTGCTGAGACCGCGGGGGTGGGGATCCCGGGACCCCTGGCCCAGCAACTGGGATGGGGCCCCTCTGTGGTGGGTCGCAGAGCCTGGGTATTGGGGACCCCTTAGCCAGTGCTGGGACAtggcccctctggggcagggcatgggctAGGGATCCGGGGACCCTTCACCCTGTGCTGGGACGCAGGGGCTGGGTATCCGGGgacccctggccccacgctggggtggggtgcgggggctgggtATCCGGGGACCCCTCTCCCGCCCCAGGACCATGGCCCccctgggttgggggggagggcgcCGCCCCACAAGCAAACACAGACACCAGCCCCCGGTTCTGACCCATTTATTGGACACAGGCAGGCGCAGGCCGGCGCCGTTAGTTCTTGTAGCCCCGGCTGGCGCGGCGGCCCCGGGCCCGCTCGAACTTCCGCCCCTTGGAGCGCACGTAGGgcctgcggggaggggagaggcgttAGCAGGATGCCCCCGGCGCTGCTCAGGCCCAGggcccaggctgctccctgctcgcTCTCTAGGGGGCACCCTGCAGCGAGGTGCCCGCAGGAGCTGGGCACACGGCCGCTGCCAGCTCCAAGGGCAGCACAAGGTCGGGGGTTGTTTTCAGACATGACCCAACATGTTAGTGGGTCAGGTCATGGGGCTCTAGGGTCTCtgggggtcctggctcccagccccccaaccaccagaccccactccccccatagcccgggagagaacccaggagtcctggctcccagcccaaccaccggaccccactcccccccataGCCCggtggagaacccaggagtcctgccccccgccccccccccccccagccagggagagaacccaggagtcctgacccccacaAGACACAGGAACATGATCCATGctggggatatgcccctattacCCGGACTTCCCCCCACCCAGGAAGCGGgacccagggcgggggggggggggggtttgcactCACTTGGTGTGACTGTGGGGGGTGCCGGGGGCCTTGCCGAAGTGCCGGTACACCTGCCGTCCCTTCCTGGGCCCTGTGGGGAGACAGAGTTACGCCAACAGTGACCCCTCGCATGGGGGcgcagcccccccacctcccaggaaAGGCCCCAAGGGAAGGAGGTGGCCTCTGGCAGGGGGGGGCTGCTCCGGCCACCAGCccacaggggcagccaggcccTATGCAGAGCTCGGGGGCCAGGAACTCCATGTGCCAGGCTGTCAGGGCCCGGCggtgagtcccccccccccccccccgagctgtgCCCAAGGCAGCTCCTAGGCTAGGCAGGGCAGAGCTTGACTTGCGTGAGGCTGCCGCTACCGTCTCGCAGCCCTTCTCATGCACAAACCAGGGAAAGCCAACCTGGCCGGAGCTCCTACAAGCTGGGTGCTACTGGTTGGAAAACCGGTCCCCGGCAGACAGGgtggggtagctcagtggtttgagcattggcctgctaaacccagggttgtgagttcaatccttgagggggccatttagggatctggggtaaaaatcggTCTGGGGAtcggccctgctttgagcagggggtcggactagaacctcctgaggtcccttccaaccctgatctatgattctatgagtagtGATCAGGGGTTCACAGGCTGGAAGGGCAGAACGAGTGgagtcccgcagggatcggttcgggggccggttctgttcaatagcttcatgGCTGGTTTACGTAACGGCATAGCGAGAACACGGAGAACGTTTGCGGGCAataccaggctgggaggggtcacAAGTGAGGACAGGATGAAAATTCAACATGATCTGGACAAACCGGAGAACgggtctgaagtcaataggatgaaaGTCAATAAGGACCCATGCAAAGCGCTGCACGTAGGAAGGACCGATCAGCTGCACATGTACAATGAATGCGTCCCATGAAGTGGGTTCCAGCCCACGGAAGttgatgctcaaataaatgtgtcagtctccaaggtgccacaaggactcgttCTTTAGACTGGGGAACGACGGCCTAGGAAGGGGTCTGGGGATCAGAGCGGACCACTAGCTAAATATGAGTAACAGTGTAACGCTGCTGCTGCAAAAAAGCAAAcgtccttctgggatgtattggcaGGAGGGTTGTAAGCAAGTCATGAGAAATAATAATTCTGCTCTGCTCCGCGCTGATTCGGCCTCAGCTGGAGcgtcgtgtccagttctgggagccacatttcaggaaagatgtggagaaattggagaaagtcccgagaagagcaacaaaaatgattcaggtctagagaacatgagcTGTGAGGGAAGATGGAAAGAACTGGGGTTGCttggtctggagaagagacgacggagaggggaggggatgacagttttcaagtacacaaaaggttgttacaaggaggagggagaaaaatggttcTGAGAAGACGGCAAGAAGCTTTGGGCttgaattgcagcaagggcggttcaggttggacattaggacaaACTTTCTGTCAGGGGGGTTAAGCACCGGAATAAATCGCccaggcaggttgtggaatctgcatcattggggattttaagagcaggttggacaaacccctgtcagggacggtctaggtaatacttggtcctgccttgagtgcagggggctgggctaaatgacctctcgaggtccctgccacTTCGATAATTCTACGCAAGGCCCCTCG from Mauremys mutica isolate MM-2020 ecotype Southern chromosome 15, ASM2049712v1, whole genome shotgun sequence includes the following:
- the LOC123350091 gene encoding uncharacterized protein LOC123350091; this encodes MLQPSPPPALQISPNDVSGAHYGPEQEVQDEAPGRARRGTRRNLLEPQRRRIRLGCRLPAEAPEDKAEAPSGIGDLVLAAELMEMAGVSPCDAQPRGGTQPAVQHDHGAYGVPQEPAALGRMVRELQETVHRQSQLLQSLQEALATSQERCQELQERSESECWVLASELGQRIAALEAENRNLRCEREQLESRTQGLREELERSRSTVLHMGHKLKEQGGRAGPGRFCLASVRDDGKWLRFYTGFGSAQRLATFLAFLREGEPQRGAEPGPPSALSPEDQLFLVLVRLRLGLLLQDLAFRFHLSEATASRYWLSWTQLMETRLAQVPVRCSPRYVERFEPRRALRVGGVPLVVLDCAQLCFEGRGRRLYALQGCALAAPSGFLAFCCSAALRGGEGAAGPGLPPFLQDGPVALSARQGEASRQVLSLASLADKALRFRFLRGVQPPAMEGQVGRAWAICCYLACLLHEPMGLA